The genomic window AAAGATAGCTCATTATGGAAAGAAGAAGAAGCAGTAGAAATAAAGGAACGTATCATTGCTGCTTTAGAACAAGTGATAGATCCAGAACTGGGAATTGATATTGTCAATCTAGGTCTGGTCTACAATGTTCATTTATATGAAAATGGCTTTTGCCAAATCGATTTGACCTTAACAACAATGGGTTGTCCTCTTGTTGATGTCATTACAGACGATATTATACATGCCTTGAAAACCGTACCAGAAGTTACTTCTTCCGAAGTAAAACTAGTCTGGTATCCTGCATGGGATACGACCAAAATGAGTCGTTATGCACGAATTGCATTAGGAATAAGATAAAAAAGTTCTGACAAAATGTCAGAACTTTTTTTATTAAGAAGTTATATATAACTTCTTAATAAAAAAAGAAACATGAAA from Carnobacterium iners includes these protein-coding regions:
- a CDS encoding metal-sulfur cluster assembly factor, translated to MEKDSSLWKEEEAVEIKERIIAALEQVIDPELGIDIVNLGLVYNVHLYENGFCQIDLTLTTMGCPLVDVITDDIIHALKTVPEVTSSEVKLVWYPAWDTTKMSRYARIALGIR